One Phocaeicola dorei genomic region harbors:
- a CDS encoding PepSY-like domain-containing protein: MRKILFLMAMLVCSLQFAMAGDVVTRDVNKLPVAAREMIGKHFSQTKVAYIKIEKDLFQSTSYDVKLADGIELEFNSKGEWLEIDCKNKAVPSTFIPQAISKYMKANYNGHKTVKIERNRKGYELTLENGLEVDFDQFGGFLKLSD, encoded by the coding sequence ATGAGAAAGATTTTATTTTTAATGGCTATGCTGGTATGCTCTCTTCAGTTCGCCATGGCGGGCGATGTCGTGACCCGCGATGTGAATAAGCTTCCTGTTGCCGCACGTGAAATGATTGGCAAACATTTCTCTCAGACTAAAGTTGCGTATATCAAGATTGAAAAGGACTTGTTTCAGAGCACTTCCTATGATGTAAAATTGGCCGATGGCATTGAATTGGAGTTCAATTCAAAGGGAGAGTGGCTTGAGATAGATTGCAAGAACAAGGCGGTTCCTTCTACTTTTATCCCTCAGGCTATTTCTAAATATATGAAGGCTAATTATAACGGGCATAAAACGGTGAAGATAGAACGTAACCGCAAGGGATATGAACTGACATTGGAAAATGGGTTGGAAGTAGACTTTGATCAGTTTGGAGGATTCTTGAAGTTGAGCGATTAA
- a CDS encoding metallophosphoesterase — protein sequence MTSKTNFINYFLLAFTLAFISSDLTAGTLDFKDKKKDKEKKEELTADGPYVLYQPDGQTRVINVDKKGNIIDTTYTTLPQNFTLHVTDHKGRFPFDVKLHPVKRPGWNYPQADKVFVMSDPHGRLDCVISLLQGNHIIDKDYKWSFGKNHLMIIGDIFDRGKDVPQIFWLFYKLEEEAAKAGGHVSFMLGNHEPMVLANDLRYTKEKYKILAEKLKMKYPRLFGPDTELGRWLGTRNTMQMIGNDLYVHAGLGKDFYDKNLSIPTVNEEMSKGLFMTKKERKALSPLTAFLYGNSGPIWYRGLVRTDVKYNPLVKDSLEMLMDRYKAKHIIVGHTIFKDISTFYNGKVIGVNVDNKENREKKRGRAMLIENNQYFVVGDKGIQRQLE from the coding sequence ATGACAAGCAAGACTAATTTTATCAACTACTTTCTTCTTGCATTTACCCTCGCATTCATCAGTTCCGACCTTACTGCCGGAACTCTTGATTTCAAAGACAAAAAGAAAGACAAAGAGAAAAAAGAAGAGTTAACAGCCGATGGTCCATACGTACTGTATCAGCCTGACGGCCAAACCAGAGTAATCAATGTAGATAAGAAAGGGAATATCATTGATACCACTTATACCACATTACCTCAAAACTTTACCCTGCATGTGACAGACCACAAAGGCAGGTTTCCATTTGATGTAAAACTACACCCGGTAAAACGTCCCGGATGGAATTATCCTCAGGCAGACAAAGTTTTTGTCATGTCCGACCCTCATGGAAGGCTGGACTGTGTAATCAGCCTGTTACAAGGCAACCATATCATTGATAAAGACTACAAATGGAGCTTCGGGAAAAACCATCTGATGATTATCGGTGATATTTTTGACAGAGGAAAAGATGTACCGCAAATCTTCTGGCTATTCTACAAACTGGAAGAGGAAGCAGCCAAAGCCGGAGGACACGTATCGTTCATGCTGGGAAATCATGAACCGATGGTACTGGCCAATGACCTCCGATACACCAAAGAAAAATATAAAATATTGGCTGAAAAACTAAAGATGAAGTACCCCCGGCTATTCGGTCCTGATACCGAACTGGGCAGATGGTTGGGAACCCGTAACACCATGCAAATGATAGGTAACGACCTATATGTGCATGCCGGACTAGGCAAAGACTTCTATGACAAGAACTTGAGCATCCCCACTGTCAATGAAGAAATGAGCAAAGGACTATTTATGACGAAAAAAGAACGTAAAGCGCTTTCTCCACTCACAGCCTTCCTGTATGGAAACAGCGGGCCCATCTGGTATCGCGGACTGGTACGCACCGATGTCAAATACAATCCGCTGGTAAAAGACTCCCTAGAAATGCTTATGGACCGTTATAAGGCAAAACACATTATTGTGGGACATACCATTTTCAAAGATATTTCCACTTTCTATAACGGAAAGGTTATCGGAGTAAATGTAGACAATAAAGAAAACCGGGAAAAAAAGCGCGGACGTGCCATGCTGATTGAAAATAATCAGTATTTTGTCGTTGGTGACAAAGGTATACAAAGACAATTAGAATAA
- a CDS encoding potassium channel family protein, producing MKYIIIGLGNYGGVLAEELSVLGHEVIGVDTNEHRVDVLKDKIATSFIIDATDEQSLSVLPLKDVDVVIVAIGENFGASVRVVALLKKKGVKHIYARAVDDVHKTVLEAFNLDSILTPEKEAARSLVRLLDLHVNVESFQIDEEHYVMKFKLPSCFVGYKVSDLSLETEFNMKIIALIKGEQVLNGLGISILEHQVENHFEENYELEEEDQLVCYGLYKNFMDFWKAL from the coding sequence ATGAAATACATTATTATTGGTTTAGGAAATTACGGCGGTGTGTTGGCCGAAGAGCTTTCCGTATTGGGACATGAGGTGATAGGAGTGGATACAAACGAGCATCGTGTGGATGTGTTGAAGGACAAAATCGCGACTTCTTTTATTATTGATGCTACGGACGAACAATCGCTCAGTGTGCTGCCACTGAAAGATGTGGATGTGGTTATTGTTGCTATCGGCGAGAATTTTGGTGCTTCTGTGCGTGTGGTGGCACTGCTGAAAAAGAAAGGAGTGAAACATATCTATGCCCGTGCGGTAGATGATGTGCATAAGACCGTGCTTGAGGCTTTTAATTTAGATAGTATTCTGACGCCGGAGAAAGAAGCGGCACGCAGTTTGGTCCGGTTATTGGATTTACACGTCAATGTGGAGTCTTTTCAGATTGACGAGGAACATTATGTGATGAAGTTCAAACTTCCTTCTTGTTTTGTAGGCTATAAGGTGAGTGATCTGTCATTAGAAACGGAATTCAATATGAAAATCATTGCATTGATAAAAGGGGAGCAAGTGCTGAATGGTTTGGGTATCTCGATATTGGAGCATCAGGTGGAGAATCATTTTGAGGAAAATTATGAGTTGGAAGAAGAAGATCAGTTGGTCTGCTATGGGCTTTATAAGAATTTTATGGATTTTTGGAAGGCGTTGTAG
- a CDS encoding RagB/SusD family nutrient uptake outer membrane protein yields MRTLHNFLSIVLSIGLFTSCGNDWLDLEPSTQIPTETSIKSLSDIDYSLNAIYATMRNAYAYSGRLIYYGDVTGDDMQAVQSTCRTAHYYQMDWLPANGPSTHWSYLYSIIQNCNVILDGIDNIEILPNDEDEHIFRNDLEGQALAIRGLALFDLTRFFGYTYLKDNGASLGVPIITSASATADSKPSRNTVAECYDQIIKDLKNAASLMIPTYSWSGTSLNQKDLSLNKKGKISKWATLTLLSRAYLYMGKNSEALQAAEEAIKGSEANKYQLWNTEEYPTVWGTEASEANPGEILFEIVNTTTESPGNESMGYLTSPKGYQDMCITVSFYHHLLETPNDVRIKLLVNQDKKVMYLNKYQPQPGENIMDANIPIVRLSETYLNAAEAAVKNGDATKAAKYLKAIALRGNPDYTMPAKVTLDDVLEERRKELIGEGHRMFDLLRNNLRVTRINETDDMMKEVVHFADEKTSMDFDRNYYRTILPIPQKEINANSNIVQTPEYLK; encoded by the coding sequence ATGAGAACATTACATAATTTTTTATCAATAGTCTTATCCATCGGATTGTTTACTTCATGTGGAAACGATTGGTTGGATTTAGAACCGTCCACACAAATTCCAACAGAAACGAGTATCAAATCTCTCTCCGACATTGATTATTCACTAAACGCCATTTATGCGACAATGCGTAATGCCTATGCGTATTCCGGGCGTTTAATCTACTACGGAGATGTAACAGGAGATGACATGCAAGCTGTACAATCAACTTGTAGAACAGCTCACTATTACCAAATGGATTGGTTACCTGCAAATGGACCAAGTACACACTGGTCATATCTTTATTCCATCATTCAAAACTGTAATGTAATTTTAGACGGCATTGACAATATCGAAATTCTTCCAAACGATGAAGATGAGCATATCTTCCGCAATGATTTGGAAGGACAAGCATTAGCAATACGTGGTCTGGCCCTTTTTGACCTTACGCGCTTCTTCGGATATACTTATTTAAAAGATAACGGAGCCTCTTTAGGAGTACCTATCATCACTTCAGCATCAGCCACTGCCGACAGTAAGCCTTCACGTAACACTGTAGCTGAATGTTATGATCAAATAATCAAAGACTTAAAGAATGCGGCTAGTTTAATGATACCCACATATTCATGGTCAGGTACTAGTTTGAATCAAAAAGATTTATCCTTAAATAAGAAAGGTAAAATCAGTAAATGGGCCACATTAACTTTGTTAAGTCGGGCATATCTGTATATGGGGAAGAACAGTGAAGCTTTACAAGCTGCAGAAGAAGCAATAAAAGGATCGGAAGCCAATAAATACCAATTATGGAATACCGAAGAATATCCCACTGTATGGGGTACGGAAGCCTCCGAAGCAAATCCGGGAGAAATTCTCTTCGAAATAGTCAATACTACTACCGAAAGCCCCGGCAATGAAAGTATGGGATATCTAACTTCTCCAAAAGGATATCAAGATATGTGCATTACAGTCAGTTTTTATCACCATCTGTTAGAAACGCCTAATGATGTACGCATTAAGTTATTAGTTAATCAAGACAAAAAAGTAATGTATTTGAATAAGTATCAACCACAACCTGGAGAAAATATTATGGATGCCAATATTCCTATAGTACGTCTTTCCGAAACTTACTTAAATGCAGCCGAAGCAGCCGTGAAAAACGGAGATGCAACAAAAGCTGCAAAATACCTGAAAGCCATTGCACTCCGAGGAAATCCGGACTATACGATGCCCGCAAAGGTTACCCTTGATGATGTTCTAGAAGAACGCAGGAAAGAACTCATTGGTGAAGGGCACCGCATGTTTGACTTATTACGTAATAACTTACGAGTAACTCGTATTAACGAAACAGACGATATGATGAAAGAGGTAGTGCATTTCGCTGACGAAAAAACATCTATGGATTTCGACAGAAACTATTATCGTACAATATTACCTATTCCTCAAAAAGAAATTAATGCTAATTCTAATATTGTACAAACACCAGAATATCTGAAATAA
- a CDS encoding TrkH family potassium uptake protein produces the protein MEPLHKLFIYRKKLVKPYIERLLKWMDGITYMMSALLILTLVYEHGFLISFEEMEVINMLYHFVWIVFLVDISLHLLLNYSDTKRKYRGLAWILSLMLYLTLIPVIFHEPEVQGGIHDFWSFFHSRLYHVVLLTLLSLLQLSNGIVRLLGRRTNPSLIFASSFLIFILIGAALLMLPRATYHGISFIDALFTATSATCVTGLVSVDVSSTFTPEGLFIIIMLIQIGGLGVMTLTSFFAMFFMGNTSLYNQLVVRDMVSSQSLSSLLSTLLYILGFTLAIEAAGMGVIFLSIHGTMGMDIEEELAFSAFHSISAFCNAGFSTLYGNLGNELVLHNHNLLYITISFLIILGGIGFPILVNLYETVSYESKRLYHRYVKKNKRTIRKIHLYNLNTRIVLIMTAILLVTGTVAIVIFEWNHAFAGMTVTEKWVQGFFNATCPRTAGFSSVGMTTFSVQTLLLMVVLMMIGGGTQSTAGGVKVNVFAVVMLNLRAILIGADKVNIFNRELSHDSIRRSNATLILYLLIVFAGIFSLSILEPQASVMALVFECTSALSTVGSSLDLTPTLGSDSKLIVIVLMFIGRVGVLTLISSLIKQKKITKYKYPSDNIIIN, from the coding sequence ATGGAACCTTTACACAAACTATTTATTTATCGTAAGAAGTTAGTAAAACCGTACATAGAGCGATTGCTGAAATGGATGGACGGGATAACTTATATGATGTCGGCTTTGTTAATCCTTACATTGGTTTATGAGCATGGATTTCTTATTTCTTTTGAAGAAATGGAGGTGATAAACATGCTGTATCATTTTGTCTGGATTGTTTTTCTGGTTGATATTTCCCTGCATCTTTTATTAAATTACTCGGACACGAAGCGGAAGTACCGGGGACTGGCGTGGATACTGAGTCTGATGCTTTATCTGACTTTGATTCCGGTTATTTTCCATGAACCGGAGGTGCAAGGGGGAATTCATGATTTCTGGTCTTTTTTCCACAGCCGTTTATATCATGTGGTGCTGCTCACTTTGCTTTCACTGTTGCAATTGTCTAATGGGATAGTCCGGCTGCTGGGCAGGCGCACCAATCCATCTTTGATCTTTGCATCTAGTTTTCTCATATTTATTCTGATAGGGGCGGCGTTACTGATGCTTCCGCGTGCCACTTATCATGGTATTTCTTTTATCGATGCTCTGTTTACCGCTACCAGTGCCACTTGTGTCACGGGGTTGGTCTCGGTCGATGTTTCTTCTACATTCACGCCCGAGGGGTTGTTCATCATTATCATGTTGATACAAATCGGCGGTTTGGGAGTCATGACTCTGACCAGTTTCTTTGCTATGTTTTTTATGGGGAATACTTCGCTCTACAATCAGTTGGTGGTCCGTGATATGGTAAGCTCGCAGTCACTCAGTTCGCTACTTTCCACCTTATTATATATATTAGGATTTACATTGGCGATAGAGGCTGCAGGGATGGGGGTTATTTTTTTAAGTATACATGGCACTATGGGTATGGATATTGAAGAGGAATTGGCTTTTTCTGCTTTCCATTCCATCTCTGCCTTTTGCAATGCTGGATTCTCTACTTTGTATGGAAACTTAGGTAACGAACTGGTACTTCATAATCATAACTTGCTATATATCACTATCTCTTTCCTGATTATTTTGGGAGGTATAGGTTTCCCGATACTGGTAAATCTGTATGAGACGGTTTCTTATGAAAGCAAGCGCTTGTATCACCGTTATGTCAAAAAGAATAAGAGGACAATCCGTAAAATACATTTATATAACCTGAATACTCGTATTGTATTGATTATGACGGCTATCTTGCTAGTGACGGGTACTGTGGCCATTGTTATTTTCGAATGGAATCATGCTTTTGCGGGAATGACGGTTACAGAGAAATGGGTGCAGGGCTTCTTTAATGCGACTTGTCCCCGTACGGCAGGATTTTCAAGTGTGGGCATGACTACTTTCAGTGTGCAGACGTTGCTGCTGATGGTGGTGCTGATGATGATTGGCGGCGGTACGCAGTCTACGGCCGGTGGTGTGAAGGTGAATGTGTTTGCTGTAGTCATGTTGAACTTGCGTGCTATTCTTATAGGTGCCGATAAAGTTAATATTTTCAACAGGGAGTTATCTCATGATTCCATCCGGCGTTCTAATGCCACATTGATTCTTTATCTGCTGATTGTTTTTGCGGGTATCTTTAGTTTAAGCATTCTAGAGCCGCAGGCTTCAGTGATGGCGTTGGTTTTTGAGTGTACTTCGGCACTCAGTACGGTAGGTTCAAGCCTGGATCTGACACCTACTTTGGGAAGTGACAGCAAACTGATTGTCATTGTTCTGATGTTTATCGGACGAGTAGGGGTGCTTACTTTGATATCCAGCCTTATTAAACAGAAAAAAATAACGAAATATAAATATCCGAGTGATAACATCATAATCAACTAG
- a CDS encoding L-serine ammonia-lyase, with amino-acid sequence MKSIRELYRIGTGPSSSHTMGPRKAAEIFLGKHPEAKAFQVTLYGSLAATGKGHMTDVAILDTLQPHAPTEIIWKAHVFYPFHPNGMTFKSLNEKGKVTDEWTVFSVGGGALAEEGHDKGSTPEIYDMNRMSEILYWCERTGRNYWEYVQQCEDKDIWDYLAEVWKTMREAIERGLDQEGVLPGPLNLRRKASTYYIKAKGYKDNLRSRGLVFSYALAVSEENASGGKIVTAPTCGSCGVVPAVLYHLQKSRDFSDMRILRALATAGLIGNIVKHNASISGAEAGCQAEVGVACSMASAAASQLFGGSPAQIEYAAEMGLEHHLGMTCDPVCGLVQIPCIERNAYAAARALDANIYSAFTDGNHRVSFDKVVEVMKQTGHDLPSLYKETSEGGLAKDYEPMD; translated from the coding sequence ATGAAATCTATCCGAGAACTATACCGCATCGGCACCGGTCCGTCCAGCAGTCATACTATGGGACCGCGCAAGGCTGCTGAAATCTTCTTAGGAAAACATCCCGAAGCCAAAGCTTTTCAAGTTACTCTTTATGGAAGCCTCGCCGCTACCGGTAAAGGACACATGACCGATGTAGCCATTTTAGATACATTGCAACCGCATGCGCCTACAGAAATTATCTGGAAAGCCCATGTCTTCTATCCGTTTCATCCCAATGGGATGACTTTCAAATCTTTGAATGAAAAAGGAAAAGTGACAGATGAATGGACTGTTTTCAGTGTAGGCGGAGGTGCTCTAGCCGAAGAAGGGCACGACAAAGGCTCAACTCCGGAAATCTATGATATGAACCGTATGAGTGAAATCCTCTACTGGTGTGAACGTACCGGGCGCAATTACTGGGAATACGTCCAGCAATGTGAAGACAAAGACATTTGGGACTATCTGGCAGAAGTATGGAAAACCATGAGAGAAGCCATTGAGCGTGGTTTGGATCAAGAAGGCGTATTACCCGGCCCACTTAATCTGCGCAGAAAAGCCTCCACCTATTATATTAAGGCAAAAGGTTATAAGGACAATCTGCGTTCCCGCGGGTTAGTCTTCTCATACGCTCTGGCAGTCAGTGAAGAAAACGCCTCAGGTGGCAAAATCGTCACAGCCCCTACTTGCGGATCATGCGGAGTGGTTCCGGCTGTACTTTATCACTTGCAAAAAAGCCGTGACTTCAGCGATATGCGGATTTTAAGAGCACTGGCTACTGCCGGATTGATAGGAAATATAGTAAAACACAACGCCTCCATTTCCGGAGCCGAAGCCGGTTGCCAGGCAGAAGTAGGAGTGGCCTGTTCAATGGCATCCGCCGCTGCCAGCCAATTATTCGGAGGTAGCCCGGCCCAGATAGAGTATGCAGCCGAAATGGGCTTGGAGCATCACTTGGGAATGACTTGCGATCCGGTATGCGGATTGGTACAAATCCCTTGTATCGAAAGAAATGCCTATGCGGCAGCCCGAGCTCTTGACGCCAATATCTATTCTGCCTTTACAGACGGTAATCACCGTGTATCCTTTGACAAAGTGGTGGAAGTAATGAAACAGACCGGCCATGATCTTCCTTCCTTATATAAAGAAACCAGCGAAGGTGGTCTGGCAAAGGATTACGAGCCGATGGATTAA
- a CDS encoding DUF4738 domain-containing protein yields MKQIYFLFVVLLVVMAACGGKKETSVDAEQLMFQIDSVDHVTGLQRMQVSRIDQHIVSGGKKYNLFIERAPSDSLPSVKSDLGIFADNRIVVRISRENGSRVFAKTFTKQSFSGFVSADHLRHFILEGVVFDEEKTREGKNIILAASVSYPQTDLYIPFSITITPEGKMSISKNEDMEELPPMLGDSLN; encoded by the coding sequence ATGAAACAGATATATTTTTTATTTGTCGTTTTACTGGTTGTAATGGCCGCTTGCGGAGGTAAGAAAGAGACTTCCGTTGATGCAGAACAATTGATGTTCCAGATAGACAGTGTGGATCATGTGACAGGTTTGCAGCGTATGCAGGTTTCACGTATTGACCAGCATATTGTCAGTGGCGGAAAAAAATATAATTTGTTTATAGAGCGTGCTCCCAGTGATTCCCTGCCTTCAGTCAAAAGTGATTTGGGGATTTTTGCCGATAATCGTATCGTCGTTAGAATTTCCCGTGAAAATGGGAGTCGGGTCTTTGCCAAAACTTTTACCAAGCAAAGTTTCTCAGGATTCGTAAGTGCTGATCATCTCCGTCATTTTATATTGGAGGGCGTGGTATTTGATGAAGAGAAGACCCGTGAGGGAAAAAATATCATATTGGCTGCCAGTGTGAGTTATCCTCAGACAGATTTGTATATTCCTTTCTCTATCACTATTACTCCTGAAGGAAAAATGAGCATATCTAAAAATGAGGATATGGAGGAGCTTCCTCCTATGTTGGGAGACAGCCTTAATTAA
- a CDS encoding TrpB-like pyridoxal phosphate-dependent enzyme: MSTKQKRFILPEDEIPKYWYNIQADMKTKPMPPLNPKTKEALKPEDLYPIFAKELCKQELNQTDAWIEIPEAVREMYKYYRSTPLVRAYGLEKALGTPAHIYFKNESVSPIGSHKLNSALAQAYYCKEEGVTNVTTETGAGQWGAALSYAAKVFGLEAAVYQVKISYNQKPYRRSIMQTFGATVTASPSMSTRAGKDIITRNPNYQGSLGTAISEAIELAMSTPNCKYTLGSVLSHVTLHQTVIGLEAEKQMEMAGEYPDMIIGCFGGGSNFGGICFPFMRHTILNGKQTRYIAAEPASCPKLTRGKFQYDFGDEAGYTPLLPMFTLGHNFSPANIHAGGLRYHGAGVIVSQLLKDNLMEAVDIQQLESFQAGCLFAQAEGIIPAPESCHAIAAAIREANQCKESGEEKVILFNLSGHGLIDMASYDQYLAGNLMNYELKDEDIQKNLDEIKDM, from the coding sequence ATGAGCACAAAACAAAAACGTTTTATCTTACCAGAGGATGAAATTCCTAAATACTGGTACAACATACAGGCAGACATGAAGACCAAACCCATGCCGCCGTTGAATCCCAAAACCAAAGAAGCGCTGAAACCGGAAGACCTCTACCCCATTTTTGCTAAAGAACTTTGCAAACAGGAATTAAACCAGACAGACGCATGGATTGAAATCCCTGAAGCAGTGCGTGAAATGTACAAATACTATCGCAGCACACCATTGGTACGTGCCTACGGACTGGAAAAAGCACTAGGGACTCCCGCACATATTTATTTCAAAAATGAAAGTGTCAGCCCCATCGGCTCCCACAAACTGAACTCGGCTCTGGCCCAGGCATATTATTGCAAAGAAGAAGGTGTAACCAATGTCACGACAGAAACCGGTGCCGGACAATGGGGCGCTGCTCTATCGTATGCCGCAAAGGTATTCGGACTGGAAGCTGCCGTTTATCAAGTAAAAATCAGCTATAATCAAAAACCCTATCGCCGCAGCATCATGCAGACATTCGGAGCAACGGTCACCGCCTCTCCATCCATGTCTACCCGTGCCGGCAAGGATATCATTACCCGTAATCCCAATTATCAAGGTTCACTGGGAACGGCCATCTCCGAAGCTATCGAACTGGCAATGAGCACTCCCAACTGTAAATATACACTAGGGTCGGTATTAAGCCATGTCACACTGCATCAAACGGTTATCGGTCTGGAAGCCGAAAAGCAAATGGAAATGGCAGGCGAATATCCCGACATGATTATCGGTTGCTTTGGTGGTGGTTCCAATTTTGGAGGAATCTGTTTCCCCTTTATGCGCCACACTATCCTGAATGGAAAACAAACCCGATACATTGCTGCCGAACCGGCTTCGTGTCCGAAACTGACCCGTGGTAAATTCCAGTATGACTTTGGCGACGAAGCCGGATATACCCCGCTGCTGCCCATGTTTACACTGGGGCATAATTTCTCTCCGGCCAATATCCATGCGGGAGGTCTCCGTTATCACGGTGCAGGTGTCATCGTTTCACAATTATTGAAAGATAATTTGATGGAAGCTGTTGATATCCAGCAATTAGAATCCTTCCAGGCTGGTTGTTTGTTCGCACAAGCAGAAGGAATCATTCCGGCTCCCGAATCGTGCCATGCCATCGCTGCTGCCATACGCGAAGCGAATCAATGCAAAGAATCCGGCGAAGAAAAAGTGATCCTGTTCAACCTTTCAGGTCACGGACTGATTGATATGGCCTCATACGACCAATATCTGGCAGGTAACTTGATGAATTATGAGTTAAAAGACGAAGATATCCAGAAGAACCTGGATGAAATAAAAGACATGTAA